A genomic window from Chrysoperla carnea chromosome 3, inChrCarn1.1, whole genome shotgun sequence includes:
- the LOC123295708 gene encoding uncharacterized protein LOC123295708 isoform X1, producing the protein MAREEARGKRPFKIWDSWRNVRKGLVVNSFEELLLRGKEKLGVPVGEPVRLVLDSDGTQVEDGEYFRTLPNNTVLLLLRPGERWFPTGVDVIRAAISAIPKIVCETIHALELHDETPSWKIMDNKGRVTVVLHWDQRQGRGGDRGSSEPSPGGPKFSPSKKSSGEMAGGPRPSLVIQTSLDKIQGIHDSPGTIISSGGKRETLINDIYAGAGGSATRLYTSSPQITVINHDDVTPAKGVTSSYGVHHPRLHKQGSSFESTTIHIHTPECANHAHHPAARSGSPTSNGVVECDFHCCALHEEGRKIAVHKSVATSPIQDAQQQTSPQPPSSLSDGSKKTGQVTKGTGHVRFLDVDDGGSSGSGGLSRHSQNEHDSSESETENTIMEDEAVTSEKFLLLIDQLSVDQKRHLTIKDIGIILERLNSKILDVEKLERDYEANDCYNWTIKATIRGDVLRELGVIYNGNYYAISEHPGYKEDSEENNEEAEEEEEEDII; encoded by the exons gaggCACGCGGAAAGAGACCTTTTAAAATATGGGATAGTTGGCGAAATGTCCGTAAAGGTCTCGTAGTTAATAGTTTTGAAGAATTACTTCTTCGTGGTAAAGAAAAATTAGGTGTGCCGGTGGGCGAGCCAGTTCGTCTTGTGCTCGATTCAGACGGCACCCAAGTAGAAGACGGTGAATATTTTCGAACTTTACCAAATAATACAGTCCTTTTATTGCTACGACCTGGGGAACGTTGGTTTCCCACTGGTGTCGATGTTATACGTGCtg caATATCTGCTATTCCAAAAATCGTATGCGAAACAATTCACGCTTTAGAATTACATGATGAAACACCATCGTGGAAAATCATGGACAACAAAGGACGTGTCACTGTGGTACTTCACTGGGACCAACGACAAGGTCGAGGAGGAGATCGAGGATCTAGCGAACCCAGTCCTGGCGGTCCAAAATTTTCACCAAGTAAGAAGTCATCCGGTGAAATGGCAGGTGGTCCGCGTCCATCTTTAGTCATCCAGACCAGTCTGGATAAAATTCAAGGTATTCATGATTCACCTGGTACTATAATAAGTAGTGGCGGTAAAAGGGAGACTTTGATTAATGATATATATGCTGGGGCAGGGGGTAGTGCCACCAGACTTTACACCTCTAGTCCTCAGATAACTGTGATAAACCACGATGATGTGACACCAGCGAAAGGTGTCACAAGTTCCTATGGTGTTCACCATCCTCGACTGCACAAGCAGGGTAGTTCATTTGAGTCAACGACGATTCATATCCATACACCAGAATGTGCCAATCATGCGCATCATCCAGCAGCCAGATCTGGTAGTCCAACAAGCAATGGTGTTGTTGAATGTGATTTTCACTGTTGTGCATTGCATGAAGAAGGTCGTAAAATAGCAGTGCATAAAAGTGTCGCAACATCACCAATACAAGATGCTCAACAACAAACATCACCACAGCCACCTAGTTCATTATCAGATGGCTCAAAAAAAACTGGGCAGGTCACTAAAGGTACGGGCCATGTACGTTTTTTGGACGTGGATGATGGTGGGAGCAGCGGTAGTGGTGGTCTTAGCCGTCATTCACAAAACGAACATGATAGTTCGGAGAGTGAAACGGAGAATACAATTATGGAAGATGAAGCAGTCACCtcggaaaagtttttattattgatagatCAATTAAGTGTCGATCAAAAACGACATCTAACAATAAAAGATATTGGTATTATATTAGAGCGattaaactcaaaaattttagatgttGAAAAATTGGAGAGAGATTATGAAGCGAATGATTGTTATAATTGGACGATAAAAGCAACAATACGAGGTGATGTGCTTCGTGAATTAGGCGTTATATACAATGGTAATTATTATGCTATATCAGAACATCCTGGTTACAAAGAGGATAGTGAAGAGAACAATGAAGAAgctgaagaagaagaagaagaagatattatttaa
- the LOC123295708 gene encoding uncharacterized protein LOC123295708 isoform X2 — protein sequence MAREEARGKRPFKIWDSWRNVRKGLVVNSFEELLLRGKEKLGVPVGEPVRLVLDSDGTQVEDGEYFRTLPNNTVLLLLRPGERWFPTGVDVIRAAISAIPKIVCETIHALELHDETPSWKIMDNKGRVTVVLHWDQRQGRGGDRGSSEPSPGGPKFSPSKKSSGEMAGGPRPSLVIQTSLDKIQGGSATRLYTSSPQITVINHDDVTPAKGVTSSYGVHHPRLHKQGSSFESTTIHIHTPECANHAHHPAARSGSPTSNGVVECDFHCCALHEEGRKIAVHKSVATSPIQDAQQQTSPQPPSSLSDGSKKTGQVTKGTGHVRFLDVDDGGSSGSGGLSRHSQNEHDSSESETENTIMEDEAVTSEKFLLLIDQLSVDQKRHLTIKDIGIILERLNSKILDVEKLERDYEANDCYNWTIKATIRGDVLRELGVIYNGNYYAISEHPGYKEDSEENNEEAEEEEEEDII from the exons gaggCACGCGGAAAGAGACCTTTTAAAATATGGGATAGTTGGCGAAATGTCCGTAAAGGTCTCGTAGTTAATAGTTTTGAAGAATTACTTCTTCGTGGTAAAGAAAAATTAGGTGTGCCGGTGGGCGAGCCAGTTCGTCTTGTGCTCGATTCAGACGGCACCCAAGTAGAAGACGGTGAATATTTTCGAACTTTACCAAATAATACAGTCCTTTTATTGCTACGACCTGGGGAACGTTGGTTTCCCACTGGTGTCGATGTTATACGTGCtg caATATCTGCTATTCCAAAAATCGTATGCGAAACAATTCACGCTTTAGAATTACATGATGAAACACCATCGTGGAAAATCATGGACAACAAAGGACGTGTCACTGTGGTACTTCACTGGGACCAACGACAAGGTCGAGGAGGAGATCGAGGATCTAGCGAACCCAGTCCTGGCGGTCCAAAATTTTCACCAAGTAAGAAGTCATCCGGTGAAATGGCAGGTGGTCCGCGTCCATCTTTAGTCATCCAGACCAGTCTGGATAAAATTCAAG GGGGTAGTGCCACCAGACTTTACACCTCTAGTCCTCAGATAACTGTGATAAACCACGATGATGTGACACCAGCGAAAGGTGTCACAAGTTCCTATGGTGTTCACCATCCTCGACTGCACAAGCAGGGTAGTTCATTTGAGTCAACGACGATTCATATCCATACACCAGAATGTGCCAATCATGCGCATCATCCAGCAGCCAGATCTGGTAGTCCAACAAGCAATGGTGTTGTTGAATGTGATTTTCACTGTTGTGCATTGCATGAAGAAGGTCGTAAAATAGCAGTGCATAAAAGTGTCGCAACATCACCAATACAAGATGCTCAACAACAAACATCACCACAGCCACCTAGTTCATTATCAGATGGCTCAAAAAAAACTGGGCAGGTCACTAAAGGTACGGGCCATGTACGTTTTTTGGACGTGGATGATGGTGGGAGCAGCGGTAGTGGTGGTCTTAGCCGTCATTCACAAAACGAACATGATAGTTCGGAGAGTGAAACGGAGAATACAATTATGGAAGATGAAGCAGTCACCtcggaaaagtttttattattgatagatCAATTAAGTGTCGATCAAAAACGACATCTAACAATAAAAGATATTGGTATTATATTAGAGCGattaaactcaaaaattttagatgttGAAAAATTGGAGAGAGATTATGAAGCGAATGATTGTTATAATTGGACGATAAAAGCAACAATACGAGGTGATGTGCTTCGTGAATTAGGCGTTATATACAATGGTAATTATTATGCTATATCAGAACATCCTGGTTACAAAGAGGATAGTGAAGAGAACAATGAAGAAgctgaagaagaagaagaagaagatattatttaa